In the genome of Fusarium poae strain DAOMC 252244 chromosome 1, whole genome shotgun sequence, the window GGTGCTATTTGTTGAGCATTGCCCTTGGCGTCTCTCTCCTTGACAAATTTGTGGATATCCTCCTTCATGactcttccatctcttcctGTTCCTTTGACATCAGAGATATCGATTTTAAGCTCCTTGGAAAGATGTCGTACGGCGGGAGTAGCGATGCTTGCACATTTGCCCTTTCCCTTTGCTGGCGTCTCGACCGGCACTTCTTGGGGAGTTTGTTGCTGCGTTTGTTCGGCCTTGGATTCTGcaggtggtgatggtggagGGGGAGGAACATCCGCCTTATCACCTGGTTGGTCAACTATCGCTTCGACTTCTTCGGCCTTGGCCTCGCCCTCAATATCGATGTCGACAAAGGGCTTGCCGACCTTGGCCATCTCGCCTGCTTCATAGTGTAGCTTCTTGACAACGCCGGAGAAGCGGCTTGTGATTTCCACGGACGCTTTATCACTTTGAACTTCGCAGAGCGGGGAGAATTCCTCAACACGAGCGCCGGGTTCGACGAACCATTGAATGACTTCGCATTCGACGATACCTGTAGTCGTATTAGTCGGGTTCTCGGATGATCTGACTAGGAAGACTTACCTTCACCAATATCGGCAAGAACAACAGGCTTCACAGCCATTACCCTTCTAGATTCGCTGAACCATCTGGGAGAAGAGGCATTCAAAGAAGCACGTGGGCCCATTGCCATATTGCCCATGGCTCGGGCAACGTGCCATTGCTTCTGTAACACACGGGATCCTCGCTGTAGAAACATGGTTCTGTAGCTAACAATTGTGCCTGGAGAAATGAGAGTAATGATCAAAGAAAATAACAAACATCAGCACCAAGTCATCCTCATAAGAAAGAGGAGCTGGTAAATACCATGGCATTGTTTAAGCCGAAAGCCTGGCTTCCATCGGCCCCGTCCGTGGATAACCGCCAATCCGGGGGAATGACGGCACTGGCAGATACTAAGCCCGATCTGACCGCATTCTCGGTTCTGTCACGAACCCCGAAAATCCACATTGCCGATACAGGTAATTGCCCTGTGCTCCACTGATCCCGTTGTGAACGTGGGGACCTGGTCCGGACTTTTTGGAGTCGATAATTTTCCAACGTCTGGTCTGATCTTGTGAGCAAAGAGCTGTTTTAAGGTGTCTCCCACCCCCGCCAACCAACCATGATGGCGTCACGACGACTCGACCTATCCCTCTCCAGCCTCGCCCGTCGACCTCTGACATGTCTATTTTGCGAATCTCGACGATCCTTCACCACCTCCGCTCTTCGGCCAGCGAGGACTGAAAAACCAGGTGCCGGCGCATCCTTGGATCCTCAAGCAAATGTTGCCAAGCCAATCGAAGCTCCTCGAAGCTATGGAAAGCGACAACAGGGTCACTTCGTACCCAAGCCTCTTCCTCGGCCGATTGGCATGCCTCTACCGCCCAAGGCTGGAGAGAACACAGGCATTGATAGTCGCTCACTGAAGCAGCGTCGTGAGGACTTTGTCAACTACGATAAGCACTTACAACGGCGAAAGGAACTGTAAGAATATATCACCGAATACGTACATCGCATATACTAACAACTCACGTTGACAGAACGGCAAAGATATCACGCCCATATTTTCGAGACTGGGGTAACCTTCAATACCATGAGGGTAAATCCTTTATCGCACCTCCGCGCCTGTTCAAGGCAGAGCTTTCTCTATTCTTTCCCAATTTCTACGGCGAAACCCTCTTAAAGACGGACAGGAACCCACGCGATACAACACCACTTCTCAGCGGCAAGGCTACAGTTATCAATTTCTTCAGCAGTCGCTGGGCTGAG includes:
- a CDS encoding hypothetical protein (BUSCO:35779at5125), whose translation is MASRRLDLSLSSLARRPLTCLFCESRRSFTTSALRPARTEKPGAGASLDPQANVAKPIEAPRSYGKRQQGHFVPKPLPRPIGMPLPPKAGENTGIDSRSLKQRREDFVNYDKHLQRRKELTAKISRPYFRDWGNLQYHEGKSFIAPPRLFKAELSLFFPNFYGETLLKTDRNPRDTTPLLSGKATVINFFSSRWAEQQVATFTSKEENPALHQVLAQNADTTQLVNINYEDNAGKAWLIRFFMGSLRKQFPEKDWDKYFLVRRGVTDDIRESIGLLNSKVGYVFLVDKYCRVRWAGSGTAHPVETEGLAKGLSRLVDEMDHEATLPATAKEQHPGKQHLEVPKLL